A single window of Chloracidobacterium thermophilum B DNA harbors:
- a CDS encoding TonB-dependent receptor, with product MRSTRHGWYAGIRCLLVGLVLVGLTNVAAIAQTIYGNISGRVTDQTGAAIVGARIEVKNMDTGETREVVSGSDGTYTVRSLPGGRYAVRISADSFETLVREQINVTAARDAIVDAELKAGSSQEVITVTGEATLIETTRSQVSKEVDARRILQLPGRNTLNGLALLQPGVVNNQNGRPGSGFAVNGARTRSNNFLIDGTQNNDPSLSIPVQNLPPEALAEFQIITNNFSAEFGRNGGAIVQQITRSGTNEFSGIAHYTWEGNGLNALTTAQQRTFSAARAQGFSERDALRRARAVNVTNIWGGTFGGPIKKDKIFFFTSFDRNTFRTTAVPITVALAPSGIAALQAYATANPSGPNALAPGALTFLTNTFPVANDPTPRGTITVRRPSDNAIVATIPVQQFNRALTGSLPYGRNFWRILVKGDVNLTNNDRFSLRYLQDRSRDPGAPTAIPGNEIGTNVDNYNGAVNYIRTFSPRVVNEFRFSFVDRALNFPENLPPAITIGGFNSVGNANFPQFRNSRVIEFTDALTWTFSKHTLKFGGSYNRINLDSFFAPNFRGTVSYGSLSDLLFDRNASFSQYAGTGLVPARVNEMGVFIQDDYRILPSLTLNLGLRYEYVSAPFGFFSNAEPDINNFAPRVGFAWNPRVEGDGFIATMLGKDKTVIRGGYGISYDQIFLNILLNNSRNFPRGVNIAIGPITGQRLYVPANRPAPPTPSQFTGDPNLLPVRLYSPNKRVALPYQQSFNFGFERQLWNDYVFRMFYIGSRGLKLVREVETNLGFNITAINNNPSFYANILPQLRPVLNASGQTIAFRRDPSRGSILIGDGLASSWYHSLQLTLGKRFRNGIQYELNYTWSAFINDSDDILGGQTNSTLPANPLNFRQDRARSGLDQPHRFVANYTFELPRINISNPFFDRLINGWAMSGISTFSSGTPFSVLNAFNALGILPGQISTVELSQRVSINPAGQPGTATGFPGVTNPFYVANPVNSGINGNSGRNILRTGGVASTDFAFVKRFRTFGERQALEVRWEVFNVFNRRNFTVIPSNTVNNATNPALFLNLGQTNVGGRSMIFTARYIF from the coding sequence GTGCGGTCCACGCGGCACGGGTGGTACGCCGGTATCCGGTGCCTGCTGGTCGGTCTGGTCCTTGTGGGACTGACCAACGTGGCAGCCATCGCGCAAACCATCTACGGCAACATCTCCGGGCGGGTGACCGACCAGACGGGCGCGGCCATTGTCGGCGCGCGCATCGAGGTCAAGAACATGGACACCGGAGAAACCCGTGAAGTCGTCAGCGGCAGCGACGGCACCTACACGGTGCGCTCCCTGCCCGGCGGGCGGTATGCCGTCCGCATCTCGGCCGATTCCTTCGAGACCCTTGTCCGTGAGCAAATCAACGTCACGGCGGCGCGGGACGCCATCGTGGATGCCGAACTCAAGGCCGGCAGCAGCCAGGAAGTCATCACGGTGACAGGTGAGGCCACCCTCATCGAGACAACCCGCAGCCAAGTGAGCAAGGAAGTGGATGCGCGCCGGATTCTGCAACTGCCCGGACGCAACACGCTCAATGGGCTGGCGCTGCTGCAACCCGGTGTCGTCAACAACCAGAACGGGCGGCCCGGTTCCGGTTTTGCTGTCAATGGTGCCCGGACCCGCTCCAACAACTTCCTCATTGACGGCACGCAGAACAATGACCCGTCGCTTTCGATTCCGGTGCAGAATCTTCCCCCGGAAGCCCTGGCGGAGTTTCAAATCATCACCAACAACTTTTCGGCTGAGTTCGGGCGCAACGGCGGCGCCATCGTGCAGCAGATCACCCGTTCGGGAACCAACGAATTCAGCGGTATCGCGCACTACACCTGGGAAGGCAACGGGCTGAATGCCCTCACCACAGCCCAGCAGCGCACGTTCAGCGCGGCCCGCGCCCAGGGTTTTAGTGAACGGGATGCTCTGCGGCGGGCGCGCGCCGTCAACGTGACGAACATCTGGGGCGGCACATTCGGCGGGCCCATCAAGAAAGACAAGATTTTCTTCTTCACCAGCTTTGACCGGAATACGTTCCGCACCACAGCCGTGCCGATTACCGTGGCGCTGGCGCCGTCGGGCATTGCGGCCCTCCAGGCCTATGCCACAGCCAATCCGAGCGGTCCCAATGCCCTGGCGCCCGGCGCGCTGACCTTCCTGACCAACACGTTCCCTGTCGCCAACGACCCGACGCCACGTGGCACCATCACCGTCCGGCGGCCGTCAGACAACGCCATCGTGGCGACCATACCGGTGCAGCAGTTCAACCGGGCGCTGACCGGGAGCCTGCCTTATGGCAGAAATTTCTGGCGGATTCTCGTCAAAGGCGACGTCAACCTGACGAACAATGACCGCTTCTCGCTGCGCTATCTGCAGGACCGCAGCCGCGACCCCGGTGCGCCCACGGCCATTCCCGGCAACGAAATCGGCACGAACGTGGACAACTACAACGGGGCGGTGAACTACATCCGTACGTTCAGCCCACGGGTTGTCAACGAGTTCCGTTTCAGCTTTGTGGACCGGGCACTCAACTTTCCTGAGAACTTACCGCCAGCCATCACGATTGGCGGCTTCAACTCGGTTGGCAACGCCAACTTCCCGCAGTTCCGCAACAGCCGCGTCATCGAGTTCACCGACGCCCTGACCTGGACCTTCTCCAAGCACACGCTGAAGTTCGGCGGCAGCTACAACCGCATCAACCTCGATTCGTTCTTTGCCCCCAACTTCCGCGGGACGGTCTCCTATGGCTCGCTTTCGGACCTGCTCTTTGACCGGAATGCCAGCTTTTCACAGTATGCCGGCACGGGTCTCGTCCCGGCGCGCGTCAATGAAATGGGCGTCTTCATTCAGGATGATTACCGCATCCTGCCGTCGCTGACGCTCAATCTGGGCCTGCGTTACGAGTATGTCTCCGCGCCCTTCGGCTTCTTCTCGAACGCCGAGCCGGACATCAACAACTTTGCTCCGCGCGTCGGTTTTGCCTGGAACCCACGGGTGGAAGGCGATGGGTTCATCGCCACAATGCTGGGGAAAGACAAGACCGTGATCCGTGGTGGCTACGGCATCTCCTACGACCAGATTTTCCTCAACATTCTGCTCAACAACTCCCGCAACTTCCCACGCGGCGTCAACATCGCCATTGGCCCCATTACCGGGCAGCGGTTGTACGTTCCGGCCAACCGTCCGGCGCCGCCGACGCCCTCGCAATTCACGGGTGATCCCAACCTGCTGCCGGTGCGGCTGTATTCGCCCAACAAGCGCGTGGCACTGCCCTACCAGCAGTCGTTCAACTTTGGCTTTGAGCGGCAACTGTGGAATGACTACGTGTTCAGGATGTTCTACATCGGCTCACGTGGGTTGAAGCTGGTGCGGGAAGTTGAAACCAACCTTGGCTTCAACATCACCGCCATCAACAACAACCCGTCCTTCTATGCCAACATCCTGCCGCAGTTGCGGCCGGTGCTCAATGCGTCCGGACAAACCATTGCGTTTCGACGCGATCCGTCGCGCGGGTCCATCCTGATCGGGGACGGGCTGGCCAGCTCCTGGTACCACTCCCTGCAGCTCACACTGGGCAAGCGGTTCCGCAACGGCATCCAGTATGAACTCAACTACACGTGGAGTGCGTTCATCAACGACAGCGATGACATCCTGGGCGGTCAGACCAACTCTACACTGCCGGCTAACCCGCTCAACTTCCGTCAGGATCGCGCGCGCTCCGGTCTCGACCAGCCCCACCGGTTCGTGGCGAACTACACGTTCGAGCTTCCCCGGATCAACATCTCCAATCCGTTCTTCGACCGTCTCATCAATGGCTGGGCGATGTCCGGTATCTCGACCTTCTCTTCGGGCACGCCGTTCAGCGTCCTGAACGCCTTCAATGCCCTGGGCATTCTGCCGGGTCAGATTTCGACGGTGGAACTGTCGCAGCGCGTCAGCATCAATCCGGCCGGACAGCCCGGCACGGCCACTGGCTTCCCCGGTGTCACCAATCCGTTCTACGTGGCCAACCCGGTCAACTCCGGCATCAACGGCAACTCCGGCCGCAACATTCTCCGCACCGGCGGTGTGGCGAGCACCGACTTTGCTTTCGTCAAACGGTTCCGCACCTTTGGCGAACGGCAGGCCCTCGAAGTGCGCTGGGAAGTCTTCAACGTCTTCAACCGGCGGAACTTCACGGTCATTCCGTCCAACACGGTGAACAATGCCACCAATCCGGCGCTGTTCCTCAACCTTGGGCAGACCAACGTTGGCGGCCGGAGCATGATCTTCACCGCGCGGTACATCTTCTGA
- a CDS encoding TonB-dependent receptor — MRIPWGIRPRFGAMCWITGLVVLLGWLGAAPPAFGQTTNGRFVITVRDPSGAVVAGASVSVTNEGTKQTITGTTTDSGTFTTPLLPVGTYSVTVEADGFTKSVIENLSLNVGQEYGVTATLQVGGASDVITVSGGEALLQTTNAEVRNTVNARQTQELPLLTRSPLTLVQLQAGVNGRLANTNTVINGQRASTTVVTQDGINIQDNFIRANAIDFSPNNPTVAGVGEATIITSNATADVAGSSAVRFVTPAGTEEFHGEVFWFHRNKVLNANSFFNNAAGIPRPNFIRNQFGFQLGGPVGIPGGPRIKNLFFFATFEGIRQRSQSGLTTTVLTPDARRGVFTYIDNAGVRRTIDLLALRGISIDPTIASFIARVPNQSNLTTVGDGLNTTGLQIVRSTPFDRDTSAYRVDYNPSPRHHLEFIYRRAGETIGRTDIDTTFNNPVIVNNVGPTNFGAAAWVWSISPRFNNEIRFGANFTAPFFNVNRSQNPPFFLSGLPFTNPDVTFLPQGRDTQIVTIIDNASLQLGAHSLRFGVQFDWLKVRPYNEAGTVPTLGLSQQVLGVGGNPAALTATLFPGGINVTQLQTANTFLALYSGAIGSLSRTFNVNAARPTAGFDPTAAQTRDLRLNQLGTYITDQWRIHPRVTVNLGVRYDYITPLSEANAFALLPVNPAGATTAQTLLNPNGIVNFAGRFWRPDRNNFAPNVSVAWDIKGLGQPTVLRGGYSLAYVNDEAIRAADNSILTNPGLSTSLAPTLAQIQAAGPRLSNATNLINTLLAPPPFNVPYSYASQFAITTNTAFGSPDRNLQTPFYQQWNVSLEREIFRDAVLTVRYVGNRSTNLIRAIDLNQLDVINNGFAADVARARQNGFLALAATGVFNPAFNPAIPGSQPLTVFPNLAGGGLLTNATVRNLIQTGEAGSLAGIYITNRLTGSVVFQPNPNALATNILGNSGFSNYHGLQVEFRRRFSRSIAGDFLVQANYTYSKTLTNTAGTGQTRFEALLDNNQPSLENSRAPFDIPHIFKANGIYELPFGQGKTLDPGNGFLRRLVGGFQVGFFLEIGSGPPFGIYSRRGTINRVTGGTRGDLNTVDTTLTRGQLQRLVGIFRTPRGLFFINPNVINFDGRAVQPDGQAPFNGQVFFNPAPGRAGSLQRFILNGPRRYNLDMNIVKRTPINERVNTELRFEFFNTFNSPIFNVGDQNVNATNFGRVTSTFNGPRNIQVAFKIIF, encoded by the coding sequence ATGCGCATACCTTGGGGAATTCGCCCACGGTTTGGGGCGATGTGTTGGATAACAGGCCTGGTAGTCCTGCTGGGCTGGCTGGGCGCGGCACCGCCGGCCTTTGGACAGACCACCAACGGCCGCTTCGTCATCACGGTCAGAGACCCCAGCGGGGCCGTCGTGGCCGGAGCCAGCGTCTCGGTCACGAATGAAGGCACCAAACAAACCATCACCGGCACCACCACCGACAGCGGCACCTTCACGACACCGCTGCTCCCGGTTGGGACCTATAGTGTCACCGTCGAAGCCGACGGGTTTACCAAGAGTGTCATCGAAAATCTCAGCCTCAACGTCGGGCAGGAGTACGGCGTAACTGCCACACTCCAGGTGGGCGGCGCCAGCGATGTCATCACGGTTTCAGGCGGGGAGGCCCTGCTCCAGACCACGAACGCCGAAGTGCGGAACACGGTCAACGCCCGGCAAACCCAGGAACTCCCGCTCCTTACGCGCAGCCCCCTGACGCTGGTACAGCTTCAGGCCGGTGTCAACGGGCGGCTGGCCAACACGAACACCGTCATCAACGGGCAACGCGCCTCGACGACCGTCGTCACCCAGGACGGCATCAACATCCAGGACAACTTCATCCGGGCCAATGCCATTGACTTTTCCCCCAACAACCCGACGGTTGCCGGCGTCGGTGAGGCCACCATCATCACCTCCAACGCTACGGCCGACGTAGCCGGGTCGTCAGCCGTGCGCTTCGTGACGCCGGCCGGAACGGAAGAATTCCACGGCGAAGTGTTCTGGTTCCACCGCAACAAGGTGCTCAACGCCAACAGCTTTTTCAACAACGCGGCTGGCATTCCACGGCCCAACTTCATCCGCAACCAGTTCGGCTTCCAACTGGGCGGCCCGGTTGGCATTCCCGGCGGGCCGCGCATCAAGAACCTGTTCTTCTTTGCCACCTTCGAGGGCATCCGGCAGCGGTCCCAGTCCGGGCTGACGACTACGGTGCTGACGCCCGACGCCCGGCGGGGTGTGTTCACCTACATTGACAATGCCGGCGTCCGCCGCACGATTGACCTGCTGGCGCTGCGTGGCATCTCCATTGACCCGACGATTGCTTCCTTCATTGCGCGGGTGCCAAATCAGTCGAACCTCACCACGGTGGGCGACGGCCTGAACACAACCGGTCTTCAAATCGTCCGTTCAACACCGTTTGACCGGGACACCTCCGCCTACCGCGTGGACTACAACCCCAGCCCCCGGCACCACCTGGAGTTCATCTACCGCCGGGCCGGTGAAACCATTGGGCGCACCGACATTGACACCACGTTCAACAACCCGGTCATTGTCAACAACGTCGGGCCGACCAACTTCGGCGCTGCCGCCTGGGTGTGGAGCATCTCACCCCGGTTCAACAATGAAATCCGGTTTGGCGCCAACTTCACCGCGCCGTTTTTCAACGTGAACCGGTCGCAGAACCCGCCCTTTTTCCTCAGCGGGCTGCCCTTCACCAATCCTGACGTGACCTTTCTGCCGCAGGGACGTGACACCCAGATTGTCACCATCATTGACAACGCCTCGCTTCAGCTTGGCGCCCACAGCCTCCGCTTCGGGGTGCAGTTCGACTGGCTGAAAGTGCGCCCCTACAACGAAGCTGGCACTGTCCCGACCCTCGGCCTGAGCCAGCAGGTGCTGGGTGTGGGTGGCAACCCGGCGGCGCTGACCGCCACTCTGTTCCCGGGCGGTATCAATGTGACCCAACTCCAGACGGCCAATACTTTCTTGGCACTTTACAGCGGGGCGATTGGGTCGCTGTCGCGCACCTTCAACGTCAATGCGGCGCGTCCGACAGCCGGCTTTGACCCAACCGCAGCCCAAACCCGTGACCTGCGCCTCAACCAGTTGGGCACGTACATCACTGACCAGTGGCGGATTCATCCCCGGGTTACGGTCAACCTTGGCGTGCGTTACGACTACATTACGCCGCTATCGGAAGCCAATGCCTTCGCGCTCCTGCCGGTCAATCCGGCCGGCGCGACCACGGCCCAGACGCTGCTCAATCCAAACGGCATCGTCAACTTTGCCGGCCGGTTCTGGCGTCCTGACCGCAACAACTTTGCCCCGAACGTCAGCGTGGCGTGGGACATCAAAGGACTGGGCCAGCCAACCGTGCTGCGTGGCGGCTACTCGCTGGCCTATGTCAACGATGAAGCTATCCGCGCAGCGGATAACTCCATCCTGACCAATCCCGGCCTCAGCACATCGCTGGCCCCCACCCTGGCGCAAATCCAGGCTGCCGGGCCGCGGCTCAGCAATGCCACGAACCTGATCAACACCCTGCTGGCACCGCCGCCCTTCAATGTCCCCTACAGCTACGCCAGCCAGTTTGCCATTACCACCAACACGGCCTTCGGCAGCCCTGACCGGAACCTGCAGACGCCGTTTTACCAGCAGTGGAACGTCTCGCTTGAGCGCGAGATTTTCCGCGACGCGGTCCTGACCGTGCGGTACGTGGGCAACCGGAGCACCAACCTCATCCGAGCGATAGACTTGAACCAGTTGGATGTCATCAACAACGGCTTTGCTGCCGATGTGGCCCGGGCGCGGCAAAACGGCTTCCTGGCGCTCGCTGCAACCGGCGTGTTCAACCCCGCCTTCAACCCGGCCATTCCCGGCAGCCAGCCCTTGACCGTGTTCCCCAACCTGGCCGGTGGGGGGCTGCTGACCAATGCAACGGTTCGCAACCTCATCCAGACCGGGGAAGCGGGTAGTCTGGCCGGTATCTACATCACGAACCGCCTGACGGGCAGCGTGGTCTTCCAGCCCAATCCCAACGCCCTCGCCACGAATATCCTTGGCAACTCCGGCTTTTCCAACTACCACGGGTTGCAGGTGGAATTCCGGCGGCGGTTTTCGAGAAGCATTGCGGGTGATTTCCTCGTTCAGGCCAACTACACCTACAGCAAAACCCTGACCAACACCGCCGGCACGGGGCAGACCCGCTTCGAGGCGCTCCTCGACAACAACCAGCCCTCGCTTGAAAACTCGCGGGCCCCCTTTGACATCCCGCACATTTTCAAGGCCAACGGCATCTATGAGTTGCCGTTCGGACAGGGCAAGACGCTCGACCCCGGCAACGGCTTCCTGCGGCGGCTGGTGGGCGGCTTCCAGGTTGGGTTCTTTCTCGAAATCGGGAGCGGACCACCCTTCGGTATTTACTCCCGCCGGGGCACCATCAACCGGGTGACGGGCGGAACGCGCGGTGATCTCAACACCGTGGACACGACGCTGACACGGGGACAACTTCAGCGCCTCGTGGGGATTTTCCGTACCCCACGGGGGCTGTTCTTCATCAACCCGAATGTCATCAACTTCGACGGCCGTGCCGTACAGCCCGACGGACAGGCCCCCTTCAACGGACAGGTGTTTTTCAACCCGGCGCCCGGACGGGCCGGTTCGTTGCAGCGGTTCATCCTCAACGGACCCCGGCGCTACAACCTCGACATGAACATCGTCAAACGCACGCCCATCAACGAGCGGGTCAACACCGAGTTGCGGTTCGAGTTTTTCAACACGTTCAACTCGCCCATCTTCAATGTCGGCGACCAGAATGTGAACGCCACCAACTTCGGGCGTGTCACCTCGACCTTCAACGGCCCACGCAACATCCAGGTGGCGTTCAAGATCATCTTCTGA
- the bioB gene encoding biotin synthase BioB, whose product MSQPLVRFDWTRDELRALHDLPLLELIHRAATVHRTCHDPQEVQVCRLISIKTGGCPEDCGYCSQSAHYETGIAAQPLLDKATVVAIAERAKAHGVSRVCLGAAWRNVRDDAQFEAVLDIVRSVNALGIEVCCTLGMLTEAQARRLEEAGLYAYNHNLDTSREYYGRVVTTRTYDDRLETLANVRKTGVTLCTGGILGLGESTDDRIGLLHTLATMNPHPESVPINLLTRVPGTPMENEAEVSVWETLRVIATARIAMPRSVIRLSAGRTQLSEEAQALCFLAGANSIFSSDARMMLTRVSPTNDYDEDAQLLNKLGLHPRVPFKDAPNAKTAGCASAATATLQEK is encoded by the coding sequence ATGTCACAACCTCTGGTTCGCTTCGACTGGACGCGCGACGAACTGCGCGCCCTTCACGACCTGCCCCTGCTGGAACTCATCCACCGGGCAGCCACGGTACACCGCACCTGCCACGACCCGCAGGAAGTCCAGGTCTGCCGTCTGATTTCCATCAAAACCGGCGGCTGCCCGGAAGACTGTGGTTACTGTTCGCAGTCCGCGCACTATGAAACGGGTATAGCGGCACAACCTCTGCTTGACAAAGCAACCGTCGTGGCGATTGCCGAGCGCGCCAAAGCGCACGGGGTCAGTCGGGTCTGCCTCGGTGCGGCGTGGCGCAACGTCCGCGACGATGCCCAGTTCGAGGCCGTGCTGGACATCGTGCGCAGCGTCAATGCGCTGGGCATTGAAGTCTGCTGTACCTTGGGCATGCTGACCGAGGCCCAGGCCCGGCGGCTCGAAGAAGCCGGGCTGTACGCCTACAACCACAACCTCGATACGTCGCGTGAGTATTACGGGCGGGTAGTCACGACCCGCACGTACGACGACCGCCTGGAGACGCTTGCCAACGTACGCAAAACCGGCGTGACCCTCTGCACGGGGGGCATCCTTGGTCTGGGCGAAAGCACTGACGACCGCATCGGCTTGCTGCACACGCTGGCGACAATGAACCCGCACCCGGAATCCGTGCCGATCAACCTGCTGACGCGCGTGCCGGGGACGCCAATGGAAAACGAGGCTGAGGTTTCCGTTTGGGAAACGCTGCGGGTGATTGCCACGGCGCGCATTGCCATGCCGCGTTCGGTCATTCGCCTCTCGGCCGGCCGCACACAACTTTCCGAAGAAGCCCAGGCGCTGTGCTTTCTGGCCGGGGCGAACTCGATTTTTTCCAGCGATGCCAGAATGATGCTCACCAGGGTGTCGCCGACAAACGACTATGACGAAGACGCGCAGCTTCTGAACAAGCTGGGGCTGCATCCGCGCGTGCCGTTCAAGGATGCGCCGAACGCGAAGACGGCAGGTTGTGCCTCGGCAGCTACCGCAACCCTTCAGGAGAAATGA
- a CDS encoding STAS domain-containing protein: protein MTITERTKDGIAILELQGSILLGNGDTLLREHVSRLLAQGSRGVVFNLAGVPYVDSSGLGEIVRAMTSIKRAGGRLKLASPSRRLVDILNITKLSSILETYDTEEAAVASFQAAS, encoded by the coding sequence ATGACGATAACTGAGCGGACAAAAGACGGGATTGCCATTCTGGAACTCCAGGGAAGCATTCTTTTGGGCAATGGGGACACGTTGTTGCGGGAACATGTCTCCCGTCTGCTGGCGCAGGGGTCGCGTGGTGTCGTGTTCAACCTGGCGGGCGTACCCTATGTGGACAGCAGCGGTCTGGGCGAAATCGTCCGGGCAATGACCTCCATCAAGCGCGCCGGTGGAAGGCTCAAGCTGGCCAGCCCCAGCCGGCGACTTGTGGATATTCTCAACATCACCAAGCTGTCTTCCATTCTCGAAACCTACGACACCGAAGAGGCGGCCGTCGCCAGCTTTCAGGCGGCTTCCTGA
- a CDS encoding TlyA family RNA methyltransferase, whose product MKRRLDHYLVETGLADSRQKAQALILAGQVLVNDRPAEKPGLLIAPDARVRLRGEPLRYVGRGGLKLEAALRGFALDVRDALCLDIGASTGGFTDCLLQHGARQVYALDVGHNQLDWKLRSDSRVVVREGVNARYLTPADFPERFAVIVADVSFISLRLILPALGPLAAPEAALVALVKPQFEVGREQVGKGGIVRDRRLHATAMAGVLTAARQAGFAPERMLASPVLGAEGNQEYLLLARYGQPLAQVDSWQTDWQTLFPEVEIEAGFENLLPTR is encoded by the coding sequence ATGAAACGCCGGTTGGATCACTACCTTGTGGAAACCGGTCTGGCGGATTCCCGGCAGAAGGCGCAGGCGCTGATTCTGGCCGGGCAGGTTCTGGTCAACGACCGTCCGGCAGAAAAACCGGGGTTGCTCATTGCACCGGATGCCAGGGTACGGCTGCGTGGGGAACCGCTGCGGTACGTCGGGCGCGGCGGGCTGAAGCTGGAAGCGGCTCTGCGCGGGTTTGCGCTGGATGTGCGCGATGCGCTGTGTCTCGACATTGGTGCTTCCACCGGCGGCTTTACCGATTGCCTGCTGCAACACGGGGCGCGGCAGGTCTATGCCCTCGATGTCGGCCACAACCAGTTGGACTGGAAGCTGCGGTCTGACTCCCGCGTGGTTGTGCGCGAGGGCGTCAATGCGCGCTACCTGACGCCGGCTGACTTTCCTGAACGGTTTGCCGTTATCGTTGCGGATGTGTCCTTCATTTCCCTGCGCCTGATCCTGCCGGCGCTGGGTCCACTTGCCGCGCCCGAAGCGGCGCTGGTGGCACTCGTCAAGCCACAGTTCGAGGTGGGGCGTGAGCAGGTCGGCAAGGGCGGGATCGTCCGTGACCGACGCCTGCACGCGACAGCCATGGCCGGCGTTCTGACGGCTGCCCGGCAGGCCGGCTTTGCGCCGGAACGGATGCTGGCTTCGCCGGTGCTTGGCGCGGAAGGCAACCAGGAATATCTCCTGCTGGCGCGATATGGCCAGCCCTTAGCCCAGGTTGACTCCTGGCAGACGGATTGGCAGACGTTGTTCCCGGAGGTGGAGATTGAGGCCGGGTTTGAAAATCTGTTACCGACTCGTTAG